The stretch of DNA GCACCGTACTGAACCAAACGCAGTACTCGTTCAACACCCGCTTTGCCGACGGCGTAGGCACCAACCCCGAAGAACTAATTGCCGCTGCTCACGCGGGCTGCTTTGCCATGAAGTTGGCGTTCAACCTGCAAGGGGCCGGTTTCACACCCGACTCACTCGACGCCCAGGCCACCGTTACGCTCGACACCGACAGCGGCTCGGTTACGGCCTCGCACATTGTGCTGAAAGCCAGCATCCCCAACATCGACAAAGCCAAATTTGACGAACTGGTAGCCGACGCCGAAGCCAACTGCCCCATCTCCAAATTGCTGAACGCGCAGATTAGCGTTGACGCTACGCTGGCGTAGGGAACAGTCTTAAACTGTGATTCGTCGGATTATACTGATTTACTGTGATTCCGCCTTCGGCAATGAATTTATAGAAATCAGAGTCGGTCAGCCAAATCCGACGAATCTGAGTCCTACTTCACAAACAACAACTCGCGGTACTTGATTAGCGGCCAGTCTTCGTCGTCAACGATTTGCTCAAGTTTATCGACCTCATAACGAATTATGTCGAAATGGTCTTTCACGTCGGTTGCGTAGAGCCGGGCGCGGTCGGCAGTATCTTCCACGTTGTTGGCTCGTTTGCGGGCTTCGATCATCGACTCGGTTTGCCGCTTGATCACAATGACCCGGCTCGAAATTTCGCGCAGAATATCTTTAATCGGCTCGGCTTCGGCAATCATACCTAATTCAACCAGATTACGGGCCGTTTGCGAGAGTTTATGCTGGTACTTCAGGGCCGTTGAAACCACGTGATTCATGGCTAAGTCGCCCATCACCCGCGACTCAATCTGCACGGTTTTGATATATTTCTCCAATTCAATTTCATACCGCGATTCAACTTCGGCATGGCTCATGACACCTGTTCGCTCAAACAGGGCCAGCGATTCGGGCTGTACGTACACAGCCAGCGCATCGGGCGATGACTTGATGTTCGACAGGCCGCGCCGGGCCGCTTCTTCTACCCATTCGTCTGAGTAGCCGTTGCCTTCAAACAGAATCCGCTTTGCCTGGGCGTAGTACTCTTTCAGGATGTCGACAATGGCGAGTTCTTTCTTCTCGCCCCGCGCCAGGCGGTTGTCGAGATCGGTTTTGAACTGATTGAGTTGGTTTGCCACAATGGTGTTCAGCACGGTCATGGTTGAGGCCGAGTTGGCCGAACTGCCCACTGCCCGGAACTCGAATTTGTTGCCCGTGAAGGCAAACGGCGAGGTGCGGTTGCGGTCGGTATTGTCGCGCATCAGGCTCGGAATGCGCGTTAGGCCGAGTTTGTAATACACGTTGTCGCCTTTGTTAAGCAGGATTTCGCTCTTGGTTTCCAGGTCGCCTAATGCCTTCGTTAGTGTATCGCCCAGAAAAATCGACATAATAGCAGGCGGAGCTTCGTTGGCCCCCAGCCGATACTCGTTCCCTGCCGAGGCAATGCTGGCCCGCAACAAATCGGCGTTGTCGTGAACGGCTTTCACGACATTCACCAAAAACGTCAGAAAACGCAGATTTTCTTTGGGTTTGGTGGTCGGGGCCAGCAGATTGACGCCCGTATTAGTGCCCATGCTCCAGTTGTTGTGCTTACCGGAGCCGTTGATACCCGCAAACGGCTTCTCGTGGAAGAGTACTTTCAGGTTATGCCGCTCGGCAATTTTCTCCATCAAATCCATCAGCAGGGCGTTGTGGTCGATAGCGAGGTTCACCTCTTCAAACGTCGGCGCGACTTCAAACTGCCCCGGTGCCACTTCGTTGTGCCGCGTTCGGACGGGCATACCGAGTTTCATGGACTCGAATTCGAAATCGACCATGAACGCATTGACGCGGGGCGGAATGGAGCCAAAATAATGGTCTTCGAGTTGCTGCCCCCGCGCAGGCTGATGCCCGAACACGGTGCGACCCGCCAGCACCAGATCGGGCCGGGCGTAGAACAGGGCGCGGTCCACCACAAAATACTCCTGCTCCGGGCCGAGTGTGGGCGTCACTTTCGTGATGCTCCGGTCGAAGAACTGGCATACCGACGTAGCAGCCCGGTCGAGCGCGTTGAGCGACTTCAGCAGGGGCGTTTTATAATCGAGAGCCTCACCGGTGTAGCTGATGAATACAGACGGTATGCAGAGCGTTTTGCCGCCCGCGCCGTTATCCATCAGAAATGCGGGCGACGAAGGGTCCCAGCCAGTGTAGCCGCGAGCCTCGAAGGTATTCCGCAGCCCCCCGCTCGGAAACGACGATGCGTCGGGTTCCTGCTGCACGAGTG from Spirosoma montaniterrae encodes:
- a CDS encoding glutamine synthetase III yields the protein MSKFRFKALEIAQSRQAVAVAAPADRVADFFGSNTFNNEVMRALLSPEAYIKVTEAIQTNGTIDRSIADEVAGAMKSWATSKGATHYTHWFQPLTGETAEKHDAFFDITSDGKAMEKFKGSALVQQEPDASSFPSGGLRNTFEARGYTGWDPSSPAFLMDNGAGGKTLCIPSVFISYTGEALDYKTPLLKSLNALDRAATSVCQFFDRSITKVTPTLGPEQEYFVVDRALFYARPDLVLAGRTVFGHQPARGQQLEDHYFGSIPPRVNAFMVDFEFESMKLGMPVRTRHNEVAPGQFEVAPTFEEVNLAIDHNALLMDLMEKIAERHNLKVLFHEKPFAGINGSGKHNNWSMGTNTGVNLLAPTTKPKENLRFLTFLVNVVKAVHDNADLLRASIASAGNEYRLGANEAPPAIMSIFLGDTLTKALGDLETKSEILLNKGDNVYYKLGLTRIPSLMRDNTDRNRTSPFAFTGNKFEFRAVGSSANSASTMTVLNTIVANQLNQFKTDLDNRLARGEKKELAIVDILKEYYAQAKRILFEGNGYSDEWVEEAARRGLSNIKSSPDALAVYVQPESLALFERTGVMSHAEVESRYEIELEKYIKTVQIESRVMGDLAMNHVVSTALKYQHKLSQTARNLVELGMIAEAEPIKDILREISSRVIVIKRQTESMIEARKRANNVEDTADRARLYATDVKDHFDIIRYEVDKLEQIVDDEDWPLIKYRELLFVK
- a CDS encoding OsmC family protein, which translates into the protein MQIKRNATANWTGSGKDGKGTITTASTVLNQTQYSFNTRFADGVGTNPEELIAAAHAGCFAMKLAFNLQGAGFTPDSLDAQATVTLDTDSGSVTASHIVLKASIPNIDKAKFDELVADAEANCPISKLLNAQISVDATLA